One region of Budorcas taxicolor isolate Tak-1 chromosome 3, Takin1.1, whole genome shotgun sequence genomic DNA includes:
- the WDR3 gene encoding WD repeat-containing protein 3 isoform X2 — protein MGLTKQYLRYVASAVFGLIGSQKGNIVFVTLRGEKGRYVAVPACEHVFIWDLRKGEKILILQGLKHEVTCLCPSPDGLHLAVGYEDGSIRIFSLLSGEGNVTFNGHKAAITSLKYDQLGGRLASGSKDTDVIVWDVINESGLYRLKGHKDAITQALFLREKNLLVTSGKDTMVKWWDLDTQHCFKTMVGHRTEVWGLVLVSEEKRLITGASDSELRAWDISYLQEIEDPEEPEPKKIKESSSGIQDSHEAEDGTLEMDEAPEDRILTCRKAGSIMREGRDRVVNLAVDRTGRILACHGTDSVLEVFCILSKEEIQKKMDKKMKKAKKRAKLNSCNEEDEDLEVSVKMTLQDEIQRVANIKTSAKIKSTLQCIRTMTCEYALCSFFVPGDRQVVIGTKTGKLQLYDLASGNLLETIDAHDGALWSLSLSPDQRGFVTGGADKSVKFWDFDLVKDENSTQKRLSVKQTRTLQLDEEVLCVSYSPNQKLLAVSLLDCTVKIFYVDTLKFFLSLYGHKLPVICMDVSYDGALIATGSADRNVKIWGLDFGDCHKSLFAHDDSVMFLRFVPKSHLFFTAGKDRKIKQWDADKFEHIQTLEGHHQEIWCLAVSPSGDYVVSSSHDKSLRLWERTREPLILEEEKEMQREAEYEESVAKEDQPAVPGETQGDNYFTGKKTIETVKAAERIMEAIELYREETAKMREHKAICKAAGKEVPLPINPILMAYGNISPSAYVLEIFKGIKSSELEESLLVLPFAYVPDILRLFNEFIQQGSDIELLCRCLFFLLRIHFGQITSNQMLVPVIEKLKETTISKVRQVRDVIGFNMAGLDYLKRECEAKSEVMFFADATSHLEEKKRKRKKREKLILTVT, from the exons ATGGGACTCACCAAGCAGTACCTGCGCTATGTTGCCAGTGCAGTCTTTGGCCTTATTGGCAGCCAAAAAGGTAACATTGTCTTTGTGACACTTCGTGGTGAAAAAGGACGCTATGTGGCAGTACCAGcctgtgaacatgttttcatctgGGActtaaggaaaggagagaag atcCTCATCCTTCAGGGGCTTAAACATGAAGTCACTTGTTTGTGCCCTTCCCCAGATGGGCTGCACTTAGCTGTTGGTTATGAGGATGGATCTATCCGAATTTTCAGTCTcctgagtggagaaggaaatgtgacCTTCAATGGACATAAAGCAGCCATCACATCCTTGAAGTATGATCAGCTAGGAGGCAGGCTGGCTTCTGGATCCAAG GACACGGATGTTATTGTGTGGGATGTGATCAATGAGAGTGGCCTCTACCGTCTAAAGGGACACAAGGACGCCATCACACAAGCATTGTTTCTACGAGAAAAGAACCTGCTGGTTACGAG tgGGAAAGATACCATGGTGAAATGGTGGGACCTTGATACCCAGCACTGTTTTAAAACAATGGTTGGCCACCGAACTGAG GTGTGGGGGTTGGTTCTGGTGTCTGAAGAAAAGCGACTTATCACTGGGGCTTCTGACAGTGAACTGAGGGCTTGGGACATATCTTATCTACAAGAG attGAAGACCCAGAAGAACCAGAACCCAAGAAAATCAAAGAATCTTCTTCTGGTATACAGGACTCACATGAAGCAGAGGATGGTACCCTTGAGATGGATGAAGCTCCTGAGGAT CGCATCCTTACATGCAGAAAAGCTGGATCCATAATGCGGGAAGGAAGGGACCGAGTTGTGAACCTTGCAGTCGACAGGACAGGCAGGATTCTTGCTTGCCAC GGAACCGATTCTGTGCTAGAAGTGTTTTGTAtcctttccaaagaggaaattcagaagaaaatggaCAAGAAGATGAAGAAAGCTAAAAAGAGAGCAAA atTAAATTCTTGCAATGAGGAGGACGAAGACCTTGAAGTCAGTGTCAAAATGACTTTGCAAGATGAAATCCAACGGGTGGCTAATATCAAAACTTCTGCCAAAATCAA ATCTACACTGCAGTGTATTCGCACAATGACCTGTGAATATGCGCTCTGCTCATTCTTTGTACCTGGTGATCGGCAGGTGGTCATAGGAACAAAG ACAGGGAAGCTGCAGCTTTATGACTTGGCCTCAGGAAATCTGCTGGAGACAATAGATGCACACGATGGAGCTTTATGGTCCTTGTCTCTCTCTCCAGATCAG CGTGGCTTTGTGACAGGTGGTGCAGATAAATCTGTCAAGTTCTGGGATTTTGACTTGGTGAAAGATGAAAACAGTACCCAGAAAAG ACTTTCTGTGAAGCAAACCCGAACCTTGCAACTAGATGAAGAAGTTCTGTGTGTCAGTTACTCTCCCAATCAAAAGCTGCTGGCCGTGTCTTTGCTGGACTGTACTGTGAAAATTTTCTATGTTGACACTTTAAAG ttttttctCTCACTATATGGACACAAACTGCCTGTCATATGCATGGACGTCTCTTat GATGGAGCACTGATAGCAACTGGCTCTGCAGACAGGAACGTGAAAATCTGGGGTCTGGACTTTGGGGACTGCCATAAGTCTCTGTTTGCTCATGACGACAG TGTGATGTTCCTAAGGTTTGTGCCCAAGTCTCACCTCTTCTTCACTGCTGGGAAAGACCGTAAGATTAAACAGTGGGATGCAGACAAATTTGAACACATACAGACTCTAGAG GGGCACCACCAGGAAATATGGTGCTTGGCCGTAAGCCCCAGTGGGGACTACGTTGTATCATCATCCCATGACAAATCTCTGAGACTTTGGGAGAGAACAAGGGAGCCTCTTATTcttgaggaagaaaaggagatg CAAAGGGAAGCAGAATATGAAGAGAGTGTGGCCAAGGAAGACCAACCAGCA GTTCCAGGAGAGACTCAAGGTGACAATTACTTCACTGGAAAGAAAACTATTGAAACAGTCAAAGCA GCTGAGAGGATCATGGAGGCTATTGAGCTGTACCGAGAAGAAACTGCAAAAATGAGAGAACACAAAGCCATCTGTAAAGCTGCAGGGAAAGAG GTTCCTCTTCCCATCAACCCCATCCTGATGGCTTATGGCAATATCTCT CCTTCAGCTTATGTGTTGgagatttttaaaggaatcaaatccag CGAGCTGGAAGAATCCCTACTCGTGCTGCCTTTCGCTTACGTCCCAGACATCCTCAGGCTCTTTAATGAATTCATCCAGCAGGGCTCCGACATTGAACTGCTGTGTAGgtgcctcttctttctcctcag GATTCACTTTGGCCAGATCACTAGCAACCAAATGCTTGTGCCAGTGATtgaaaaattaaaggaaacaaCCATTTCAAAAGTCAGGCAAGTCCGG GATGTTATCGGCTTCAACATGGCAGGTCTCGATTATCTCAAGAGAGAATGTGAAGCGAAAAGTGAAGTTATGTTTTTTGCTGATGCTACCAGCCActtggaagaaaagaagaggaagaggaaaaagagggagAAGCTGATTTTAACAGTGACTTAG
- the WDR3 gene encoding WD repeat-containing protein 3 isoform X1 — MGLTKQYLRYVASAVFGLIGSQKGNIVFVTLRGEKGRYVAVPACEHVFIWDLRKGEKILILQGLKHEVTCLCPSPDGLHLAVGYEDGSIRIFSLLSGEGNVTFNGHKAAITSLKYDQLGGRLASGSKDTDVIVWDVINESGLYRLKGHKDAITQALFLREKNLLVTSGKDTMVKWWDLDTQHCFKTMVGHRTEVWGLVLVSEEKRLITGASDSELRAWDISYLQEIEDPEEPEPKKIKESSSGIQDSHEAEDGTLEMDEAPEDRILTCRKAGSIMREGRDRVVNLAVDRTGRILACHGTDSVLEVFCILSKEEIQKKMDKKMKKAKKRAKLNSCNEEDEDLEVSVKMTLQDEIQRVANIKTSAKIKSFDLIHTPQGELKAVFLLQNNLVELYSLNASTAGPQPVRTNRITIGGHRSDVRTLSFSSDNIAILSAAADSIKIWNRSTLQCIRTMTCEYALCSFFVPGDRQVVIGTKTGKLQLYDLASGNLLETIDAHDGALWSLSLSPDQRGFVTGGADKSVKFWDFDLVKDENSTQKRLSVKQTRTLQLDEEVLCVSYSPNQKLLAVSLLDCTVKIFYVDTLKFFLSLYGHKLPVICMDVSYDGALIATGSADRNVKIWGLDFGDCHKSLFAHDDSVMFLRFVPKSHLFFTAGKDRKIKQWDADKFEHIQTLEGHHQEIWCLAVSPSGDYVVSSSHDKSLRLWERTREPLILEEEKEMQREAEYEESVAKEDQPAVPGETQGDNYFTGKKTIETVKAAERIMEAIELYREETAKMREHKAICKAAGKEVPLPINPILMAYGNISPSAYVLEIFKGIKSSELEESLLVLPFAYVPDILRLFNEFIQQGSDIELLCRCLFFLLRIHFGQITSNQMLVPVIEKLKETTISKVRQVRDVIGFNMAGLDYLKRECEAKSEVMFFADATSHLEEKKRKRKKREKLILTVT; from the exons ATGGGACTCACCAAGCAGTACCTGCGCTATGTTGCCAGTGCAGTCTTTGGCCTTATTGGCAGCCAAAAAGGTAACATTGTCTTTGTGACACTTCGTGGTGAAAAAGGACGCTATGTGGCAGTACCAGcctgtgaacatgttttcatctgGGActtaaggaaaggagagaag atcCTCATCCTTCAGGGGCTTAAACATGAAGTCACTTGTTTGTGCCCTTCCCCAGATGGGCTGCACTTAGCTGTTGGTTATGAGGATGGATCTATCCGAATTTTCAGTCTcctgagtggagaaggaaatgtgacCTTCAATGGACATAAAGCAGCCATCACATCCTTGAAGTATGATCAGCTAGGAGGCAGGCTGGCTTCTGGATCCAAG GACACGGATGTTATTGTGTGGGATGTGATCAATGAGAGTGGCCTCTACCGTCTAAAGGGACACAAGGACGCCATCACACAAGCATTGTTTCTACGAGAAAAGAACCTGCTGGTTACGAG tgGGAAAGATACCATGGTGAAATGGTGGGACCTTGATACCCAGCACTGTTTTAAAACAATGGTTGGCCACCGAACTGAG GTGTGGGGGTTGGTTCTGGTGTCTGAAGAAAAGCGACTTATCACTGGGGCTTCTGACAGTGAACTGAGGGCTTGGGACATATCTTATCTACAAGAG attGAAGACCCAGAAGAACCAGAACCCAAGAAAATCAAAGAATCTTCTTCTGGTATACAGGACTCACATGAAGCAGAGGATGGTACCCTTGAGATGGATGAAGCTCCTGAGGAT CGCATCCTTACATGCAGAAAAGCTGGATCCATAATGCGGGAAGGAAGGGACCGAGTTGTGAACCTTGCAGTCGACAGGACAGGCAGGATTCTTGCTTGCCAC GGAACCGATTCTGTGCTAGAAGTGTTTTGTAtcctttccaaagaggaaattcagaagaaaatggaCAAGAAGATGAAGAAAGCTAAAAAGAGAGCAAA atTAAATTCTTGCAATGAGGAGGACGAAGACCTTGAAGTCAGTGTCAAAATGACTTTGCAAGATGAAATCCAACGGGTGGCTAATATCAAAACTTCTGCCAAAATCAA ATCTTTTGACCTGATTCATACTCCTCAAGGAGAGTTAAAGGCAGTTTTCCTGCTGCAGAACAACTTGGTGGAATTATATTCACTGAATGCTTCCACAGCGGGTCCTCAGCCTGTCCGGACAAACAGAATTACCATCGGAGGTCATCGCAGTGATGTGCGGACTTTGTCATTCAGCTCAGACAATATTGCTATCCTTTCGGCAGCAGCTGATTCCATTAAGATATGGAACAG ATCTACACTGCAGTGTATTCGCACAATGACCTGTGAATATGCGCTCTGCTCATTCTTTGTACCTGGTGATCGGCAGGTGGTCATAGGAACAAAG ACAGGGAAGCTGCAGCTTTATGACTTGGCCTCAGGAAATCTGCTGGAGACAATAGATGCACACGATGGAGCTTTATGGTCCTTGTCTCTCTCTCCAGATCAG CGTGGCTTTGTGACAGGTGGTGCAGATAAATCTGTCAAGTTCTGGGATTTTGACTTGGTGAAAGATGAAAACAGTACCCAGAAAAG ACTTTCTGTGAAGCAAACCCGAACCTTGCAACTAGATGAAGAAGTTCTGTGTGTCAGTTACTCTCCCAATCAAAAGCTGCTGGCCGTGTCTTTGCTGGACTGTACTGTGAAAATTTTCTATGTTGACACTTTAAAG ttttttctCTCACTATATGGACACAAACTGCCTGTCATATGCATGGACGTCTCTTat GATGGAGCACTGATAGCAACTGGCTCTGCAGACAGGAACGTGAAAATCTGGGGTCTGGACTTTGGGGACTGCCATAAGTCTCTGTTTGCTCATGACGACAG TGTGATGTTCCTAAGGTTTGTGCCCAAGTCTCACCTCTTCTTCACTGCTGGGAAAGACCGTAAGATTAAACAGTGGGATGCAGACAAATTTGAACACATACAGACTCTAGAG GGGCACCACCAGGAAATATGGTGCTTGGCCGTAAGCCCCAGTGGGGACTACGTTGTATCATCATCCCATGACAAATCTCTGAGACTTTGGGAGAGAACAAGGGAGCCTCTTATTcttgaggaagaaaaggagatg CAAAGGGAAGCAGAATATGAAGAGAGTGTGGCCAAGGAAGACCAACCAGCA GTTCCAGGAGAGACTCAAGGTGACAATTACTTCACTGGAAAGAAAACTATTGAAACAGTCAAAGCA GCTGAGAGGATCATGGAGGCTATTGAGCTGTACCGAGAAGAAACTGCAAAAATGAGAGAACACAAAGCCATCTGTAAAGCTGCAGGGAAAGAG GTTCCTCTTCCCATCAACCCCATCCTGATGGCTTATGGCAATATCTCT CCTTCAGCTTATGTGTTGgagatttttaaaggaatcaaatccag CGAGCTGGAAGAATCCCTACTCGTGCTGCCTTTCGCTTACGTCCCAGACATCCTCAGGCTCTTTAATGAATTCATCCAGCAGGGCTCCGACATTGAACTGCTGTGTAGgtgcctcttctttctcctcag GATTCACTTTGGCCAGATCACTAGCAACCAAATGCTTGTGCCAGTGATtgaaaaattaaaggaaacaaCCATTTCAAAAGTCAGGCAAGTCCGG GATGTTATCGGCTTCAACATGGCAGGTCTCGATTATCTCAAGAGAGAATGTGAAGCGAAAAGTGAAGTTATGTTTTTTGCTGATGCTACCAGCCActtggaagaaaagaagaggaagaggaaaaagagggagAAGCTGATTTTAACAGTGACTTAG